A genomic segment from Glycine max cultivar Williams 82 chromosome 1, Glycine_max_v4.0, whole genome shotgun sequence encodes:
- the GSTU4 gene encoding tau class glutathione S-transferase: MASNHEEVILLGKWASPFSNRVDLALKLKGVPYKYSEEDLANKSADLLRYNPVHKKVPVLVHNGNPLPESLIIVEYIDETWKNNPLLPRDPYERALARFWSKTLDDKILPAIWNACWSDENGREKAVEEALEALKILQEALKDKKFFGGESIGLVDIAANFIGYWVAILQEIAGLELLTIEKFPKLYKWSQEFINHPVIKEGLPPRDELFAFFQASAKK, from the exons ATGGCTTCAAATCATGAAGAAGTGATACTTTTGGGCAAGTGGGCCAGCCCATTTAGCAACAGAGTAGACCTTGCTCTCAAGCTCAAGGGAGTTCCCTACAAATACTCCGAGGAAGAtcttgctaacaagagtgctgATCTTCTCAGGTACAACCCCGTGCACAAGAAGGTTCCGGTTTTGGTCCACAATGGGAACCCATTACCCGAGTCACTTATCATTGTTGAATACATCGATGAGACATGGAAAAATAATCCCCTCTTGCCTCGAGACCCTTATGAGAGAGCCCTGGCTCGTTTCTGGTCTAAGACCTTAGATGACAAG atCTTGCCTGCTATATGGAATGCTTGCTGGAGTGATGAGAATGGACGTGAGAAAGCAGTGGAGGAAGCCTTGGAAGCATTGAAAATCCTGCAGGAAGCACTGAAAGACAAGAAATTTTTTGGAGGAGAGAGCATAGGATTGGTAGACATTGCTGCCAATTTCATTGGGTATTGGGTTGCCATATTGCAAGAGATTGCAGGGTTGGAGTTGCTCACCATTGAGAAATTTCCCAAGTTATATAAATGGAGTCAAGAGTTTATCAATCACCCTGTGATCAAGGAGGGCCTGCCTCCTAGAGATGAAttgtttgctttcttccaagCTTCTGCTAAAAAG